The genomic DNA ACGGTGGTCTGCGCCATCCTGATGCAGATCCCCATCTCCTCCAGCAACATCCATCTCATCATGATGATGCCCTTCCTCGCGGCCCTGCTCGGGGCCGTGGTCACCCAGAGGCACATGCCAGGGCACATCTCATCCCAGATCAGGAGCACAACCCCCCTGGACACCGCCTGGGAACTGATCACCAGCGACCCGCGCCTACAGCTTTGTTTTGCCTCGGCGTTTTATGTCCGTGCCGACATGGTGGTGACCAGCCTGTTCCTCTCTCTCTGGTGCATCTCCTTTGCCGACATCGTGGGTGTCACGCGCATCCAGGCGGTGGGTCAGGCAGGTTTGCTGCTGGGCTATATGGGAGTTGTCGTTCTCCTCGCCATGCCTCTCTGGACCCGTTTCATGCAGCATCACAGCCGCATCTCCGCCATTGGCGCGGGTCTCTCCCTGGCCGGTTTTGGCTTCATCCTCATGGGGTGGATGGATGGCAACCCCTACGACTGGAGCACCATGCTGCTGCCACTCTTCCTGGTCGGCATCGGTCAGGCCGGATGTCTGGTGGCCCCCAAAATCCTTGCCACGGAACTCTCCCCCAAACATATCCTGGGCTCGGTACAGGGTATTTTGATCCTGGTCAGCGGCATGGGTATCGTCATGCTGGTGCAGAGCGGCGGTTACTACTTCGATGCCGTGGGGCCCAAATCCCCCTTTGTCCTCATGGGAACCGGCCACCTGCTGGTCATGCTCTATGCCTTCTGGCTGCTGAAAAACGGGATGGACGAGAGCGATGATCACGTTTTGACCAAAAAGCGCCGCAAAACCAGCCTGAAACCTCTCATCGCCATGATCTCCATGTTGCCGATCATCTGGTTGGTCGGGCGCATGTTGATCGGCGGCATCTCCCTGGGCAGTTCCCTCGGACAAATGCCCGTCGGCTTCATCAATCGTTATCTGGGCGACTGGGCCTTCAACTTTTTGATCGTCTCACTCGCCATTCGCCCCATCCATGAATTGACCAGGATCAAGGTTCTCATGCAGTACACACGCATGATCGGCCTGTATGCGGCCTTTTATGCCTTCCTGCATGTGCTCACCTACTTCAGCCTGGAGTGGGTCTTCAACTGGTCGGGCATTTATGGCGACATCGTCAAGCGCCCGTTCATCCTGTTGGGCATGGTCGCTTTTCTCATGCTGGTCGTGTTGACGGTCACCTCCACCCACAACATGGTGCGCAAGCTGGGCCACAAAAAATGGAAAAAAATCCATTCCCTGGTCTATGGCATCAACATACTCGTCGCCTTTCATTTTTGGTTCGCAGCCACCCACGAAAATGGCGAACCTATTGTCTATGTCATCGTGGTGCTGCTCCTGCTCGGCTTTCGCCTGAAGGAAAAAAGCAAATCCGGAAAGGGCGCAGCCCCTCCTCCTGGAGCTCCATCCCGGCCTACAACGTGAACCGGCCCTCCTGAATACGCTGGGCCTCCATCGACTCCAACTCCCGCAATCCCGAAACCACGACCTCGGGGTCGGGCACAAAATCCAGATCCCGATTCCGCTCTGGATAGGGCACCGCATTCAACACCACCTTCATGGCGTTCAAACGGGCCATGTGCTTGTTGTCGGAGCGAATGATGGTCCAAGGGGCCTCCGGGGTGTGGGTCCGCTTCAACATGAAATATTTCATGTTGGTAAAATCGTCCCAATGATCCTGGGCCTGGAGGTCCACTTCGCTCAATTTCCACTGCCGCAACGGGTCATCCCGGCGTCTGTTGAAACGGGCCAATTGGACATCCTTGGAGACGCTGAAGTAGGTTTTGACCAGAATTGTCCCCTGCCGGACGATGTCCTGCTCGAAGCCGGTCACGGCCAGCATGAAATCCTGATATTGCCGCTCGGTGCAAAATTTGAAGACCGGTTCGACCATGGCGCGGTTGTACCAGCTCCGGTCGAAGAAGACCACCTCGCCGCCGCTGGGAAATTGTTCCACGTAGCGTTGAAAAAACCATTGAGTCCTTTGCACGTCCGTGGGTTTCCCCAGGGCGACCACCCGGTAGTGTTTTTCATTCATGTAGCGGGTGATGCGGCGCAGGGTTCCCCCCTTGCCAGCCCCGTCACGGCCTTCGAGGATGACAATCATCCGCAACTCTTTCTCTTCAAGGTAGTGTTGCAGCTTGATCAACTCCGCCTGGTATGGCTTCAGGTTTTCTTCCTGGATATGTTCCTGGACCGCCCTGGAGGTATGCTCCTGAAGGTGAGCGATCTCTCCACGCAGGCGCTCGTTCTCCTGGACACGCTGATGCAATGCAGCCAGAAGACTCTCCCTGGTCGCCAGGGAGGGATCCGCCATGAGGGCGGAGAGGTCATTTTCTGCAACGGGCGTCGCGGCGTTTTTCGACATCATGCCACCTTTTCCAGTGCGATGTGGAGAGAGACACCCTCCAGCTTGAGGAGCTCCCCCCCCTGCAAGCCAGGTTGATGGGTGATGGTTTGGGCCAGCAACTCCTGGCACAACAAGGCGTTGTGGGTCTGCACGGCAGTGACCAGAGATTCTGGTCCATCGAACGATATACGAACCCGGTCGGTGATC from Magnetococcales bacterium includes the following:
- a CDS encoding MFS transporter gives rise to the protein MTQHDTEPAQNLFSPKHWNTFYLLSALSTLVISLTVALQPLFLDEVLKIPFENEGNINAHVQVVTQIISLGITFFLGQSWSRQHVTNPLLYGFWLASLGALLIPLSEGIELLFGVGSLLFYYLMRILITAGSDTVQMNLSTLGGDATWQRKESPLLANMTVMMAFGATVVCAILMQIPISSSNIHLIMMMPFLAALLGAVVTQRHMPGHISSQIRSTTPLDTAWELITSDPRLQLCFASAFYVRADMVVTSLFLSLWCISFADIVGVTRIQAVGQAGLLLGYMGVVVLLAMPLWTRFMQHHSRISAIGAGLSLAGFGFILMGWMDGNPYDWSTMLLPLFLVGIGQAGCLVAPKILATELSPKHILGSVQGILILVSGMGIVMLVQSGGYYFDAVGPKSPFVLMGTGHLLVMLYAFWLLKNGMDESDDHVLTKKRRKTSLKPLIAMISMLPIIWLVGRMLIGGISLGSSLGQMPVGFINRYLGDWAFNFLIVSLAIRPIHELTRIKVLMQYTRMIGLYAAFYAFLHVLTYFSLEWVFNWSGIYGDIVKRPFILLGMVAFLMLVVLTVTSTHNMVRKLGHKKWKKIHSLVYGINILVAFHFWFAATHENGEPIVYVIVVLLLLGFRLKEKSKSGKGAAPPPGAPSRPTT
- the ppk2 gene encoding polyphosphate kinase 2 — encoded protein: MADPSLATRESLLAALHQRVQENERLRGEIAHLQEHTSRAVQEHIQEENLKPYQAELIKLQHYLEEKELRMIVILEGRDGAGKGGTLRRITRYMNEKHYRVVALGKPTDVQRTQWFFQRYVEQFPSGGEVVFFDRSWYNRAMVEPVFKFCTERQYQDFMLAVTGFEQDIVRQGTILVKTYFSVSKDVQLARFNRRRDDPLRQWKLSEVDLQAQDHWDDFTNMKYFMLKRTHTPEAPWTIIRSDNKHMARLNAMKVVLNAVPYPERNRDLDFVPDPEVVVSGLRELESMEAQRIQEGRFTL